The window TTCCGCCTCGAAACGGGACGAGCGCAGCTGCAGGGCGGTGGAGACGGTGGCCAGCAATTTTTCGTTCTGCCAAGGTTTGAGGACGAAATCGCTGGCTCCCTCCTTGATGGCCCGCACCGCCAGGTCGACATCGCCGTAGGCCGTGATCAGGATGACCACCGCCTGGGGATCGGCAGCCAGTATCTTTTCCAGCCAGAAAAAACCTTCCTGGCCACTGCTGACATCGCGCTCGAAATTCATGTCCAGCAGGATGACGTCAAACACCTCATCTTTAAGCAATTGCGGGATCAGGGCCGGATTTTTTTCACCGCGCACCAGCTCGACATGCTGCTTGAGCAGAAGCACCGCGGCTTGCAGGACATCGGCATCGTCATCGACGATGAGGATTTTTCCCGAATTTTTTTTCATCATTCCCCTATTCATGAAAAATCCGGAGCATTTTCCTTGCCATTATAGCATAATGCAAAAAAGTTCCCAATTAAAGGAAGAAAAGTCGCGCTAGGGCCCGATCCCCAAAAAAATCACTGTCCGAAAACGGACACCCTTGTTCCGCCAGCGGACATCCGAGCCCTGCGTTTTTTCAATAAATGAGGAGGTCAGCGCGACTGGTGAGGCATTTTTTAGAGTGCCGGCGCCCTTCTCGGTCCTTTTGCCCCGCTGTGGGACACTTTGGCATCAAACTTGCTTTTTTATTCCCGAGGCATCCATGGAAACGAAATGCATCATCTCTAAGTTGATCTTGGCTGATGAACCCATCGGCAACATCGATTCAGACATCCGATTAATTGTTTTAAGTATGAATAGAGAATAAACAAAATGATAATAAATTATTTTAAAACGGCATTCAGAAATCTTATCAAAAACAAATCGTATGCATTTATAAGCGTATTCGGACTGGCGATTGGAATGGCGGTTTGTATTTTACTATTATTGTACGTCAAGCACGAGTTGAGCTATGACCGTTTTAATAAAAATGTAGCTAATATATACCGGTTGTGCCAACCTCAGCATCCCTATAATTCGCCGCAAACGGCAAAATTATTGGCTGATAACCTTCCGGAAATCAAAGATTATGCACGAATTCTTATAAGCGGAAACGATATCATTCAGTATAAAGAAAAAAGATATTTAGAAAAAGAAAATGTATTAGCCTATGCTGATGCCAGTTTGTTTCGCATCTTCTCTTTTAAATTCAAACAGGGATATCCTGAAAAAGCGCTGCAACAGCCATTCACTATGGTAATCTCTGAAAAAGCCGCCCGCAAGTATTTTGGCAATGAAAACCCTGTTGGCAAAGTATTAAAATTGAACAATCAATACGATTATATGATTGCCGGCGTGATGGAAGATATGCCGCAAAATTCCCATTTCCGTTACGATATTATCGCCACACTCACCGCTGCCGAAAAGGTGGTCGGCGTCGATTGGATGAATAATTGGGGATGGCAAAATTTCCTGGTCTATTTTGTCATGCAAGAGCAATTCTCCCAACCAGCCTTTGAAATAAAATGCAGCGAACTAATAGCTAAACACAGTAATTCCGGGCCAAATAGTCCTTCAGTTAAATATTCGATACAAAGCCTGAAAGACATTCACCTCTACTCTCATTTTGAAAATGATATTCAACCGCAAAACAGTATCACCTATGTGCTTATATTTTCAGCTATTGGTTTTCTCATTTTACTGATTGCCTGCTTTAACTATGTCAATCTATTGACCGCCAATGCAACAACACGGGCAAAGGAGATCGCTATCAGAAAAGTAGCCGGCGCATCACGCAATCATCTGGCGATGCAATTTATCGGCGAATCTTTTATCGTACTATTTATGGCCTTGATCATAGCACTTGTTTTTGTTGCAATGTTTTTACCTGTTTTCAATGCACTTTCAGGAAAAGTACTGTCATTTGCATCCCTAGTGCAAGTGAGCACGATTCTGGAAATTCTTGCTATTGTTATGGTCACAGGTGTTCTGGCCGGGTCCTATCCCGCTTTTTTTCTTTCAGCTTTTCAACCGGCAAAAATGCTAAAAGCATACACAAACACAGGTAAAGCCAAATTTAATTTTAGAAAATTGCTGGTCGGGGTGCAATTTACAATTGTTATTATTCTAATATGCTGCGCCCTCTTTATGTTCAGTCAAATCCATTTCCTGCAAAATAAAAAGTTAGGGTTTGACAAGGAATATACACTGATATCGG of the Candidatus Aminicenantes bacterium genome contains:
- a CDS encoding ABC transporter permease translates to MIINYFKTAFRNLIKNKSYAFISVFGLAIGMAVCILLLLYVKHELSYDRFNKNVANIYRLCQPQHPYNSPQTAKLLADNLPEIKDYARILISGNDIIQYKEKRYLEKENVLAYADASLFRIFSFKFKQGYPEKALQQPFTMVISEKAARKYFGNENPVGKVLKLNNQYDYMIAGVMEDMPQNSHFRYDIIATLTAAEKVVGVDWMNNWGWQNFLVYFVMQEQFSQPAFEIKCSELIAKHSNSGPNSPSVKYSIQSLKDIHLYSHFENDIQPQNSITYVLIFSAIGFLILLIACFNYVNLLTANATTRAKEIAIRKVAGASRNHLAMQFIGESFIVLFMALIIALVFVAMFLPVFNALSGKVLSFASLVQVSTILEILAIVMVTGVLAGSYPAFFLSAFQPAKMLKAYTNTGKAKFNFRKLLVGVQFTIVIILICCALFMFSQIHFLQNKKLGFDKEYTLISEINNTTDDVEKYTALKQALLRESVVGSVSIASRIPSDPLTDGGALIPQGQSKPIELPFVHVHYDYFETLGIKASQGRLFSSKLKTDADETIILNEAAVKKLELKGNPIGQSVACSWPKSKRKIVGVVKDFHFESLYETIRPTVFVVSYRQCHQLIVKVNPSNAKSTINKLEAICNSFYPDGIFEFHFLDDKLEALYKKDKNTFQLMGYFTALAII